Proteins co-encoded in one Klebsiella michiganensis genomic window:
- a CDS encoding endoribonuclease, with product MPTHTRIRMFNTKETYPNQSLNNDLCQAVRAGNTVYVRGQVGTDFEGNLIGLGDPQAQAEQAMKNVKQLLEEAGSDLSHIVKTTTYIIDPRYREPVYQEVGKWLRGVFPISTGLVVSALGQPQWLMEIDVIAVIPDDTQGEK from the coding sequence ATGCCAACGCATACCCGTATTCGCATGTTTAACACCAAAGAGACTTACCCGAACCAGTCGCTGAACAACGACCTCTGCCAGGCGGTGCGCGCCGGGAACACCGTCTATGTACGCGGCCAGGTCGGGACAGATTTTGAAGGGAATTTGATTGGGCTGGGCGACCCGCAGGCGCAGGCTGAGCAGGCGATGAAAAACGTTAAGCAGTTGCTGGAGGAAGCCGGGAGCGATCTTTCCCACATCGTCAAAACCACGACTTACATTATCGACCCACGCTACCGCGAGCCGGTGTATCAGGAAGTCGGCAAATGGCTGAGAGGCGTCTTTCCCATTTCTACCGGATTGGTGGTTTCCGCCCTCGGCCAGCCGCAGTGGCTGATGGAAATCGACGTTATCGCGGTGATCCCGGACGATACTCAGGGGGAAAAATGA
- a CDS encoding major pilin protein fimA — translation MTFSIAARCRETGQLGIAISSSSIAVGARCPWLVPGVGAVSSQNITLPALGPMVLSKLGEGIVPEAALKLVVGEHLHSDYRQVTAIDSNGKTAFHSGVNSLGIYHAVEGDNCVAAGNMLADKSVINAMVERFEQSPGPLADRLMAALEAALEKGGEAGPVHSAALKVVDTVAWPVVDLRVDWADDNPIAALHSLWLAYKPQMQDYLIRALDPREAPSYGVPGDE, via the coding sequence ATGACCTTTTCCATTGCCGCACGCTGCCGGGAAACCGGCCAGCTTGGCATCGCCATTAGCTCCTCCAGCATCGCGGTCGGCGCGCGCTGCCCGTGGCTGGTGCCGGGCGTTGGCGCGGTGTCGAGTCAGAACATCACCCTGCCCGCGCTGGGCCCGATGGTGCTGTCGAAGCTGGGCGAAGGCATTGTTCCAGAGGCAGCCCTCAAGCTTGTCGTCGGAGAGCATCTGCATAGCGATTACCGCCAGGTCACGGCCATAGACAGTAATGGTAAAACGGCCTTCCACAGCGGGGTTAATTCTCTGGGCATTTACCACGCCGTGGAGGGAGATAACTGCGTGGCGGCGGGCAATATGCTGGCCGATAAATCAGTGATTAACGCCATGGTCGAACGTTTCGAACAAAGCCCCGGCCCGCTGGCTGACAGGCTGATGGCCGCCCTTGAAGCGGCGCTGGAAAAAGGGGGCGAAGCCGGGCCGGTGCATTCGGCGGCATTAAAAGTGGTGGACACCGTCGCCTGGCCGGTTGTCGACCTGCGCGTGGACTGGGCAGATGACAATCCGATCGCCGCGCTGCATTCCCTCTGGCTGGCCTATAAACCGCAAATGCAGGATTACCTGATCCGTGCGCTCGATCCGCGCGAAGCCCCCAGCTACGGTGTGCCAGGCGATGAATAG
- a CDS encoding acetylornithine deacetylase (catalyzes the formation of L-ornithine from N(2)-acetyl-L-ornithine): MNSQLILLLQKLLARDTTSRESNLALIQDIHDYLAEWGISAELFHSADGRKANLYAVLGPAGGGGVMLSGHTDVVPVDGQQWSVPPFDMTYRDGRYYGRGAADMKGFIACVLASVPAFLAQPLRMPLHLAFSYDEEVGCLGVRSLVEHLRASKEKPALCIVGEPTEMRPVYGHKGKIAMRCEVHGHACHSAYAPEGVNAIEYAARLISKLGEAREALTQKTDARFDPPFSTLQVGTIQGGSALNIVPQECQFDFEIRYLPGIEATAVIDDIQRYARQSLEPAMQSVSPASAIRFTPLGHYPGLLTDAQSEFARWLAQWCGSDDYSTVAFGTEGGLFDEAGIATLICGPGSMAQGHKPDEFVAEDQLHNCMAMLENLRQWMSA, from the coding sequence ATGAATAGCCAACTGATTCTTTTATTGCAGAAGTTACTGGCTCGGGATACCACCAGCCGCGAGTCTAACCTGGCGCTGATCCAGGATATTCATGATTATCTCGCCGAATGGGGTATCAGCGCGGAGCTGTTTCACAGTGCAGACGGGCGTAAAGCCAATCTTTACGCGGTGCTTGGCCCGGCAGGCGGCGGCGGTGTGATGCTGTCCGGCCATACGGACGTAGTGCCGGTGGACGGGCAGCAGTGGAGCGTTCCCCCATTCGATATGACTTACCGGGATGGCCGCTATTATGGGCGCGGCGCGGCGGACATGAAGGGCTTTATCGCCTGCGTGCTGGCCTCCGTCCCGGCGTTTCTTGCCCAGCCGCTGAGAATGCCCCTGCACCTCGCCTTCTCCTACGACGAGGAAGTCGGCTGCCTCGGCGTGCGCAGTCTGGTGGAGCACCTCCGTGCATCAAAAGAGAAACCCGCGCTTTGCATTGTTGGAGAGCCAACCGAAATGCGCCCGGTTTACGGGCACAAAGGAAAAATCGCCATGCGCTGCGAGGTGCACGGTCACGCCTGCCACTCCGCCTATGCCCCAGAGGGCGTGAACGCCATTGAATATGCCGCCCGGCTTATCAGCAAGCTGGGCGAGGCTCGCGAGGCGCTAACCCAGAAAACAGATGCCCGCTTCGATCCCCCGTTCAGTACGCTCCAGGTCGGCACCATTCAGGGCGGCAGTGCGCTGAACATTGTCCCGCAAGAATGCCAGTTTGATTTTGAAATCCGCTACCTGCCGGGCATCGAGGCCACGGCGGTCATCGACGACATTCAACGCTATGCGCGGCAAAGCCTGGAGCCCGCCATGCAAAGCGTTTCCCCGGCAAGCGCCATCCGGTTTACTCCGCTCGGACACTACCCTGGCCTCCTGACGGACGCCCAGTCCGAATTTGCCCGGTGGCTGGCGCAGTGGTGCGGCAGCGATGATTACAGCACCGTGGCATTTGGCACCGAGGGCGGGCTCTTTGATGAGGCCGGGATAGCCACGCTGATTTGTGGCCCCGGCAGCATGGCGCAGGGACACAAGCCCGATGAGTTTGTCGCCGAAGATCAGTTGCATAATTGCATGGCGATGCTGGAGAACCTGCGCCAGTGGATGAGCGCCTGA
- a CDS encoding glyoxalase, which yields MKFVSVRLIVQNMQLMVPFYEHLTGARADWLAPVFAEIITPVGVIAIGSAQTVPLFKAGSAEPACNRSVILEFRVEDVDAEFARLSGYVEMVHEPKEMPWGNRTMQFRDPEGTLIALYTPVTEAAKQRFAR from the coding sequence ATGAAATTCGTGTCTGTCCGTCTGATTGTGCAGAACATGCAGCTAATGGTGCCGTTTTATGAGCATCTGACCGGCGCACGCGCCGACTGGCTGGCCCCGGTTTTCGCCGAAATTATCACGCCAGTAGGGGTTATCGCCATAGGGAGTGCGCAGACCGTCCCGCTATTTAAAGCCGGGAGCGCGGAGCCCGCCTGCAACCGCTCGGTCATTCTGGAATTTAGGGTGGAAGATGTGGACGCGGAATTTGCCCGTTTAAGCGGCTACGTCGAGATGGTACATGAGCCCAAAGAGATGCCGTGGGGCAACCGCACGATGCAGTTTCGTGACCCGGAAGGCACGCTGATTGCGCTATACACGCCGGTGACTGAGGCCGCGAAACAGCGGTTTGCGCGCTAA
- a CDS encoding DNA-binding protein: protein MRRTDRLFQLIQILRRASRPVTAARLAEELEVSKRTVYRDIADLAGQRVPVEGEAGSGYTLSADYDMPALMFTPDELEALLLGADLVRRLPDATLANNAQDALTKILSALPDRLARAVTSSAVAIRPDIVPEQQPDTRLIRAAIRQGKKLRLRYRATKDEVSTRVVWPVVLGYDLERCLLIAWCEARNDFRHFRADRIEALTVLEEQIPLAATALKENWRRWREKTFRPEM, encoded by the coding sequence ATGCGGCGAACAGACAGATTATTTCAACTGATCCAGATCCTCAGGCGAGCCTCTCGTCCCGTCACCGCCGCGCGCCTGGCCGAAGAGCTGGAGGTATCGAAACGCACGGTTTACCGGGATATTGCCGACCTGGCAGGGCAGCGGGTGCCTGTGGAAGGAGAAGCCGGGAGTGGGTACACCCTCAGCGCGGACTACGATATGCCCGCCCTGATGTTTACCCCCGATGAGCTGGAAGCCCTGCTGTTAGGGGCGGATCTCGTTCGCAGGCTGCCGGATGCGACGCTCGCCAATAACGCCCAGGATGCGCTGACGAAAATCCTGTCGGCCCTGCCGGACAGGCTGGCGCGCGCCGTGACGAGCTCTGCGGTGGCGATCAGGCCGGATATCGTGCCAGAGCAGCAGCCCGATACCCGCCTAATCAGAGCCGCCATCCGGCAAGGCAAAAAGCTACGGCTACGCTACCGGGCGACCAAGGATGAGGTTTCAACCCGTGTGGTGTGGCCGGTTGTGCTGGGCTATGACCTTGAGCGCTGCCTGCTGATTGCCTGGTGCGAGGCCAGGAATGACTTTCGTCACTTCCGCGCCGACCGTATTGAGGCGTTAACCGTGCTGGAAGAGCAAATCCCGCTAGCGGCAACCGCGCTGAAGGAAAACTGGCGGCGCTGGCGGGAGAAGACGTTCAGGCCAGAGATGTGA
- a CDS encoding transposase, with amino-acid sequence MHDALVCGRHFRTFNVVDDFNREVLAIEIDLNIPAQRLVRVLDRIVANRGYPLKMRMDNSPELVSLTLAQWAEDHGVELEFIKPGKPTQNAFIERFNRTYRTEILDFYLFRTLNEAREITGRWLVEYNSERPHESLNNMTPEEYRLMAEKPELSKSVWN; translated from the coding sequence ATGCACGATGCGCTGGTCTGCGGCAGACACTTTCGGACCTTCAATGTGGTGGATGATTTTAACCGCGAAGTACTGGCGATAGAAATCGACCTGAATATCCCGGCACAGCGGCTCGTGAGAGTGCTGGACAGGATAGTGGCAAACCGTGGATATCCGTTGAAAATGCGGATGGATAATAGCCCGGAACTTGTATCTCTGACGCTTGCGCAATGGGCTGAAGACCATGGTGTGGAGCTGGAATTTATCAAGCCGGGTAAGCCAACACAGAATGCGTTTATTGAGCGGTTCAACCGGACGTACCGGACAGAAATCCTGGATTTTTACCTGTTCAGGACACTGAATGAAGCACGAGAAATCACTGGGCGTTGGTTGGTTGAATATAACAGCGAACGGCCTCATGAATCCCTGAATAACATGACGCCGGAAGAGTACCGACTGATGGCTGAAAAACCGGAACTCTCAAAAAGTGTGTGGAACTAA